In Corynebacterium nuruki S6-4, the following proteins share a genomic window:
- a CDS encoding CinA family protein — protein MTGHGFRQAETSADTTGTGRQVAADLVATAGAAGVTVATAESLTAGLLAATVAEIPGASAVLRGGLIVYATELKHDLAGVDATLLARRGPVDPEVAGQLARGTAQRCGADLGVGVTGVAGPDSQDGHPVGEVWIGVWSARLDAGVPRVAALDDRWQSAAGGTDEAVRSAVRRATVDQALEELLTAVGALQPGGACRE, from the coding sequence ATGACCGGCCACGGATTCCGTCAGGCGGAGACGAGCGCGGACACCACCGGTACCGGCCGGCAGGTGGCGGCCGACCTCGTCGCGACCGCCGGTGCCGCGGGTGTCACCGTCGCCACCGCGGAATCACTGACCGCCGGACTGCTCGCCGCCACGGTGGCGGAGATCCCGGGTGCGTCCGCTGTGCTGCGCGGCGGCCTCATCGTCTACGCCACCGAACTCAAGCACGACCTCGCCGGGGTGGACGCCACCCTGCTTGCCCGCCGTGGCCCGGTGGACCCCGAGGTCGCCGGTCAGCTCGCCCGGGGGACGGCACAGCGGTGCGGCGCGGATCTCGGGGTCGGGGTCACCGGCGTGGCCGGCCCGGACAGTCAGGACGGGCACCCGGTCGGGGAGGTGTGGATCGGAGTCTGGTCCGCACGTCTGGACGCCGGGGTACCGCGGGTGGCCGCCCTGGATGACCGCTGGCAGTCGGCGGCCGGGGGTACGGACGAGGCGGTCCGCTCCGCGGTACGGCGGGCGACCGTCGACCAGGCGCTGGAGGAACTGCTCACCGCGGTCGGCGCGCTGCAGCCCGGGGGCGCCTGCCGGGAATGA
- a CDS encoding helix-turn-helix domain-containing protein, with translation MAKNTTLLEKRHPGNAEQAQHPEVFRTAGTTAPVAEPLLREALGATLRGLREDAHRSLRDLADQAKVSPGYLSELERGRKEVSSELLASICHALGVQVSRVILEAAEMMAFDAAAAQLAAHLDEGGRPDILSPVSPA, from the coding sequence ATGGCCAAGAACACGACGCTACTCGAGAAAAGGCACCCGGGGAACGCTGAGCAGGCTCAGCACCCCGAGGTGTTCCGCACTGCCGGTACCACTGCCCCGGTGGCGGAACCCCTGCTGCGCGAGGCACTGGGGGCGACGCTGCGTGGGCTCCGGGAGGACGCCCACCGGTCGCTGCGCGACCTGGCGGACCAGGCGAAGGTCAGCCCCGGGTATCTCTCCGAGCTGGAACGCGGTCGCAAGGAGGTCTCCTCGGAACTGCTGGCGAGCATCTGCCATGCTCTCGGCGTGCAGGTGTCCCGGGTGATCCTCGAAGCGGCCGAGATGATGGCGTTCGATGCCGCTGCAGCGCAACTCGCCGCTCATCTCGACGAGGGTGGTCGCCCTGATATACTTTCGCCCGTCTCGCCTGCGTGA
- a CDS encoding PspA/IM30 family protein, producing MANPFSKGWKYLMALFDSKIEENADPKIQIEQAIQEAQNQHRQLSQQAAAVIGNQRQIEMKLNRQLAEIEKLQANTKQALTLADKARADGDAQKATEYENAAEAFAAQLVTGEQSVEDLKTLHDQALQQAAQAKKAVERNAMQLQQKTAERTKLLSQLEQAKMQEKVAESLQSMNQVTDGSSPNLDQVREKIERRYSNALGQAELAENSVQNRMVEVQQAGVQMAGHSRLEQLRAEMNGGQQGGPAAVAGGAAKAIDGQAQPDAAQPTAQNVSADAVAEKMRQLRGE from the coding sequence ATGGCTAACCCGTTCAGCAAGGGCTGGAAATATCTGATGGCCCTGTTCGACTCGAAGATCGAGGAGAACGCGGATCCGAAGATCCAGATCGAGCAGGCGATCCAGGAGGCGCAGAACCAGCATCGCCAGCTCTCCCAGCAGGCGGCCGCCGTGATCGGCAACCAGCGGCAGATCGAGATGAAGCTGAACCGTCAGCTCGCCGAGATCGAGAAACTGCAGGCGAACACGAAGCAGGCGCTGACGCTGGCGGACAAGGCCCGCGCCGACGGCGACGCGCAGAAGGCCACCGAATACGAGAATGCCGCGGAGGCCTTCGCCGCACAGCTGGTGACCGGCGAGCAGTCGGTGGAGGACCTCAAGACGCTCCATGACCAGGCTCTCCAGCAGGCTGCCCAGGCGAAGAAGGCGGTGGAGCGCAATGCGATGCAGCTCCAGCAGAAGACCGCCGAGCGCACGAAGCTGCTCAGTCAGCTGGAGCAGGCCAAGATGCAGGAGAAGGTCGCCGAGTCCCTGCAGTCGATGAACCAGGTGACCGACGGCAGCTCCCCGAACCTGGACCAGGTGCGGGAGAAGATCGAGCGCCGGTACTCCAACGCGCTCGGTCAGGCCGAACTCGCCGAGAACTCGGTGCAGAACCGGATGGTGGAGGTGCAGCAGGCCGGGGTGCAGATGGCCGGGCACTCCCGCCTCGAGCAGCTGCGTGCCGAGATGAACGGTGGGCAGCAGGGTGGTCCGGCCGCGGTGGCCGGCGGCGCTGCGAAGGCCATCGACGGGCAGGCGCAGCCGGACGCGGCCCAGCCCACGGCGCAGAATGTCAGTGCGGACGCCGTCGCCGAGAAGATGCGGCAGCTCCGGGGGGAGTAG
- a CDS encoding energy-coupling factor transporter transmembrane component T family protein yields MIRADRVPLGLYVPGTSPVHRAPVWAKLTVLAVFLVTTAIVVDTWVGGLVSIAVVVFVALLARVPLRVLARQLTGPVPILVFVGLLLWWRSTWQDALSTVLVLLAAVSAAVLLTLTTRVSAMMAGFDRMLRPLGRFGVPVEAVSLALTLTIRLIPLQVQMVGEVLDARKARGSRAAGLSLTAFGVPVVVRTILRARGISDALRARGAAD; encoded by the coding sequence ATGATCCGGGCCGACCGCGTCCCGCTGGGTCTGTACGTCCCCGGCACCTCGCCAGTCCACCGGGCACCGGTGTGGGCGAAGCTCACCGTCCTCGCCGTATTTCTCGTCACCACCGCGATCGTCGTCGACACCTGGGTCGGCGGGCTGGTCAGCATCGCCGTCGTGGTCTTCGTCGCACTGCTGGCCAGGGTGCCGCTGCGTGTCCTGGCACGTCAGCTCACCGGCCCGGTGCCGATCCTCGTCTTCGTCGGTCTGCTGCTGTGGTGGCGGAGCACCTGGCAGGACGCCCTGTCCACCGTCCTCGTCCTCCTCGCCGCCGTCTCCGCCGCCGTCCTGCTCACCCTCACCACCCGGGTCTCGGCGATGATGGCGGGTTTCGACCGGATGCTGCGGCCGCTGGGACGGTTCGGTGTTCCGGTCGAGGCCGTCAGTCTCGCCCTGACCCTCACCATCCGGCTCATCCCCCTGCAGGTGCAGATGGTCGGTGAGGTCCTCGACGCGAGAAAGGCCCGCGGCTCCCGTGCCGCGGGCCTGTCCCTCACCGCCTTCGGTGTCCCCGTCGTCGTCCGCACCATCCTGCGGGCCCGTGGCATCTCGGACGCCCTGCGGGCCCGCGGCGCGGCCGACTGA
- a CDS encoding energy-coupling factor ABC transporter ATP-binding protein, whose translation MTVQFDRATVVTDDRTILHPTSCTLAEHRISIIGANGSGKSTFIRLINGLTDLTGGQVHVDGLDVAKKGRKVRQRVGFLFSDPDNQIIMPTVAEDVAFSLRGTGLSRAATAQAVEDALAAVGLAGRGDQSPHLLSGGEKQMLALASVTALDPSLIVADEPTGLLDLVNRNRLRRRFDALPQQLIVVTHDLELAADADRTLCISGGRVIDDGAPADVIASYVERMAVA comes from the coding sequence ATGACCGTGCAGTTCGACCGTGCGACCGTCGTCACCGACGACCGCACCATCCTCCACCCGACGAGCTGCACGCTCGCCGAACACCGCATCAGCATCATCGGGGCCAACGGCAGCGGGAAATCCACCTTCATCCGCCTCATCAACGGACTGACCGACCTCACCGGCGGACAGGTCCACGTCGACGGCCTGGACGTCGCGAAGAAGGGCCGCAAGGTCCGACAGCGCGTCGGGTTCCTCTTCTCCGACCCCGACAACCAGATCATCATGCCGACCGTCGCCGAGGACGTCGCCTTCTCGCTGCGCGGCACCGGACTGTCCCGGGCGGCGACCGCACAGGCGGTCGAGGACGCGCTCGCCGCCGTCGGCCTCGCCGGACGCGGCGACCAGTCCCCCCACCTGCTCTCCGGCGGGGAGAAACAGATGCTCGCCCTGGCGTCCGTCACCGCCCTGGACCCCTCACTCATCGTCGCCGACGAGCCCACCGGACTGCTCGACCTCGTCAACCGCAACCGGCTGCGCCGCCGCTTCGACGCCCTCCCGCAGCAGCTCATCGTCGTCACCCATGATCTCGAGCTCGCCGCGGACGCCGACCGGACGCTCTGCATCTCCGGCGGCCGCGTCATCGACGACGGAGCCCCGGCGGACGTCATCGCCTCCTACGTCGAGAGGATGGCCGTCGCATGA
- a CDS encoding biotin transporter BioY has protein sequence MTKRSAGNPTGVRAGDIAVIAAFAALIIVLGGVSVPVGGAGVPIVLQNMGIALATMILGWRRGGLAVLLFLGVGFLGVPNMAGWTPALSAVSGPTVGYIVGYAVVGFLVGALCDLSSRIPRVAGNPALLTAWFTVAGLIGVLVQYLCGSVGLMVRTGMDFGAALASNGPFIPGDVIKVVVAAVIATAVLRAIPDLRPRRSTAATTASTATGAPATAGTPTRAI, from the coding sequence ATGACAAAACGATCCGCAGGAAACCCCACCGGCGTCCGGGCCGGTGACATCGCCGTCATCGCCGCGTTCGCGGCCCTCATCATCGTCCTCGGCGGTGTCTCCGTCCCAGTCGGCGGCGCGGGCGTCCCGATCGTCCTGCAGAACATGGGCATCGCCCTGGCCACCATGATCCTCGGCTGGCGCCGCGGCGGCCTCGCCGTCCTCCTGTTCCTCGGGGTCGGCTTCCTCGGCGTCCCGAACATGGCCGGCTGGACCCCCGCCCTCTCCGCGGTCTCCGGGCCCACCGTCGGCTACATCGTGGGCTACGCCGTCGTCGGCTTCCTCGTCGGGGCACTCTGCGACCTCAGCTCCCGCATCCCCCGGGTCGCCGGGAACCCCGCCCTGCTCACCGCCTGGTTCACCGTCGCCGGCCTCATCGGCGTCCTGGTGCAGTACCTGTGCGGATCCGTCGGGCTCATGGTCCGCACCGGCATGGACTTCGGCGCCGCGCTCGCCTCCAACGGCCCCTTCATCCCCGGAGACGTCATCAAGGTCGTCGTCGCCGCCGTCATCGCCACCGCCGTCCTGCGCGCGATCCCGGACCTGCGGCCCCGGCGCTCCACCGCAGCCACCACCGCCAGCACGGCGACCGGCGCCCCCGCGACCGCCGGCACCCCGACCCGGGCGATCTAG
- a CDS encoding DUF3046 domain-containing protein, which produces MRRTEFDRLVTGEFGDAFGSWIAGSHVLSAFGATAGELVERGADLREVWWALCDDFDVPEDRRLGADE; this is translated from the coding sequence ATGCGACGTACGGAATTCGACCGGCTGGTCACGGGGGAGTTCGGCGACGCCTTCGGCAGCTGGATCGCCGGCTCCCATGTCCTGTCCGCCTTCGGCGCGACCGCCGGGGAACTGGTGGAACGCGGCGCTGACCTCCGGGAGGTCTGGTGGGCGCTGTGCGACGATTTCGACGTCCCGGAGGACCGTCGGCTCGGTGCGGACGAATGA
- the recA gene encoding recombinase RecA, whose product MAAKKKSSASGGNDRQKALDLAMAQIEKDFGKGAVMRLGDDDRPPMRVISSGNIAINVALGIGGFPRGRVVEIYGPESSGKTTVALHAVAEAQKGGGIAAFIDAEHALDPEYAKKLGVDTDNLLVSQPDTGEQALEIADMLVRSGAVDIIVVDSVAALTPKAEIEGEMGDSHVGLQARLMSQALRKMTGALSQTGTTAIFINQLREKIGVMFGSPETTTGGKALKFYASVRCDIRRIQTLKDGQDAVGNRTKMKIVKNKVSPPFKIAEFDVLYGQGISREGSIIDLGVDNGLIKKSGSWYTYKGDQLGQGKEKAREFLKENPDLSSEIEDLIMQELHVGPYAGKQAEPEEDAAEDAAGLAAVANGVPEDAPIGVVPTFDDEDDD is encoded by the coding sequence ATGGCTGCTAAGAAGAAGAGTTCCGCATCGGGCGGTAACGACAGGCAGAAGGCCCTCGATCTGGCCATGGCGCAGATCGAGAAGGACTTCGGCAAGGGCGCCGTCATGCGTCTGGGGGATGACGACCGGCCACCGATGCGTGTGATCTCCTCGGGGAATATCGCGATCAACGTCGCGCTCGGCATCGGCGGGTTCCCGCGGGGCCGTGTCGTCGAGATCTACGGTCCGGAGTCCTCGGGTAAGACCACGGTGGCGCTCCACGCGGTCGCCGAGGCACAGAAGGGCGGCGGTATCGCCGCCTTCATCGACGCGGAGCACGCCCTCGACCCCGAGTACGCCAAGAAGCTCGGCGTGGACACGGACAACCTCCTCGTCTCCCAGCCGGACACCGGCGAGCAGGCACTCGAGATCGCCGACATGCTCGTCCGGTCGGGTGCGGTCGACATCATCGTGGTGGACTCGGTCGCGGCGCTGACCCCGAAGGCGGAGATCGAGGGGGAGATGGGCGACAGCCACGTCGGTCTGCAGGCCCGCCTCATGAGCCAGGCGCTGCGCAAGATGACCGGTGCGCTCAGCCAGACCGGCACCACCGCCATCTTCATCAACCAGCTCCGCGAGAAGATCGGCGTGATGTTCGGTTCGCCGGAGACGACGACCGGCGGTAAGGCACTGAAGTTCTACGCTTCTGTCCGCTGTGACATCCGCCGGATCCAGACCCTCAAGGACGGGCAGGACGCGGTCGGTAACCGGACCAAGATGAAGATCGTCAAGAACAAGGTCTCGCCGCCGTTCAAGATCGCCGAGTTCGATGTCCTCTACGGCCAGGGCATCTCCCGGGAAGGGTCGATCATCGACCTGGGCGTGGACAACGGACTGATCAAGAAGTCCGGATCCTGGTACACCTACAAGGGCGACCAGCTGGGGCAGGGCAAGGAGAAGGCCCGTGAGTTCCTCAAGGAGAACCCGGACCTGTCCTCGGAGATCGAGGATCTCATCATGCAGGAACTGCACGTCGGCCCCTACGCCGGCAAGCAGGCCGAGCCGGAGGAGGACGCGGCGGAGGATGCCGCAGGTCTCGCCGCCGTCGCCAACGGCGTCCCGGAGGACGCGCCGATCGGTGTGGTGCCGACCTTCGACGACGAGGACGACGACTAG
- a CDS encoding regulatory protein RecX, whose translation MPGDDTGRTDRLERLRAAIEAVQSGGGEPLVDELAEERLAPLTAKANRLIEQRDRSVAELRRRLTDSLDEGDDPALVEAVIDRCLRAGMLDDARFAHEWVRQRAANQRKSVAVLRRELREKGVAAPVIEEALEQVSEADQDRVLGELVTKKAGTVKTVPADRRDYDRALRRIVGVAARRGFPQGRSLTAARQALDARIAELGGER comes from the coding sequence GTGCCGGGGGACGACACAGGCCGGACCGACCGCCTCGAGCGACTGCGCGCCGCCATCGAGGCGGTCCAGTCGGGCGGGGGAGAACCGCTCGTCGACGAACTGGCGGAGGAACGCCTCGCGCCGTTGACGGCGAAGGCGAACCGCCTCATCGAACAGCGGGACCGGTCCGTCGCCGAGCTGCGGCGCCGGCTCACCGACAGCCTCGACGAGGGCGACGATCCCGCCCTGGTGGAGGCGGTCATCGACCGCTGCCTGCGGGCCGGCATGCTCGATGACGCACGTTTCGCGCACGAATGGGTCCGGCAGCGGGCGGCCAACCAACGCAAGTCGGTGGCCGTGCTGCGCCGCGAGCTCCGGGAGAAAGGCGTGGCGGCCCCGGTCATCGAGGAGGCGCTGGAACAGGTCTCCGAGGCCGACCAGGACCGGGTGCTCGGCGAGCTCGTGACGAAGAAGGCCGGCACGGTGAAAACCGTGCCGGCCGACCGGCGGGACTACGACCGGGCGCTCCGACGGATCGTCGGGGTGGCGGCCCGCCGCGGATTCCCGCAGGGGCGCAGCCTCACCGCCGCGCGGCAGGCGCTGGACGCCCGCATCGCCGAACTCGGCGGGGAGCGGTAG
- a CDS encoding amino acid ABC transporter permease: MSDTRATVLYDAPGPRARKVNLGLAVITVIVLLLILAGVLWKLGDGGQLDGDKWEIFFYGTTWTTYILPGLLNTVVAAIFSIILALIIGALLGIGRLSTHRSIRWICTVIVEFFRSIPVLVLMLFAYVLFAEYAVFPSTMLGFAAVVFGLTMYNGSVIAETLRSGIESLPKGQSEAAAALGLSWGLTMRKILLPQAFAAMLPAIISQMVIALKDSALGYAIGFVEVVRGGRQLGEYYSSMLPSLLVVAAIMIIINYALTKLAERIEYQLRAGRSRRNIVAKVPHQKTQGGLETKDGAIVDPHDEGYKPIQGDFE, translated from the coding sequence ATGTCCGATACCCGCGCCACCGTCCTCTACGACGCCCCCGGCCCCCGCGCCCGGAAGGTCAACCTCGGTCTCGCCGTCATCACCGTCATCGTCCTGCTGCTCATCCTCGCCGGTGTGCTGTGGAAGCTCGGTGACGGCGGACAGCTCGACGGCGACAAGTGGGAGATCTTCTTCTACGGCACCACGTGGACGACCTATATCCTCCCCGGGCTGCTCAACACTGTCGTCGCAGCGATCTTCTCGATCATCCTCGCCCTCATCATCGGTGCCCTGCTGGGCATCGGACGTCTCTCCACCCACCGGTCGATCCGGTGGATCTGCACCGTGATCGTGGAGTTCTTCCGCTCGATCCCGGTGCTGGTGCTCATGCTGTTCGCCTACGTACTCTTCGCGGAGTACGCGGTGTTCCCCTCCACCATGCTCGGTTTCGCCGCCGTCGTCTTCGGTCTGACGATGTACAACGGTTCGGTCATCGCCGAGACCCTGCGGTCCGGCATCGAGTCGCTGCCGAAGGGTCAGTCGGAGGCGGCCGCGGCCCTGGGCCTGTCCTGGGGTCTCACCATGCGCAAGATCCTACTGCCGCAGGCGTTCGCGGCCATGCTGCCGGCGATCATCTCGCAGATGGTCATCGCCCTGAAGGATTCCGCGCTCGGTTACGCCATCGGCTTCGTCGAGGTCGTCCGTGGCGGACGCCAGCTCGGTGAGTACTACAGCTCGATGCTGCCGTCGCTGCTGGTGGTGGCGGCCATCATGATCATCATCAACTACGCGCTGACGAAGCTCGCGGAGCGGATCGAGTACCAGCTCCGCGCCGGCCGCTCCCGCCGCAACATCGTGGCGAAGGTCCCCCACCAGAAGACCCAGGGTGGGTTGGAGACCAAGGACGGCGCCATCGTGGACCCGCACGATGAGGGGTACAAGCCCATCCAGGGCGACTTCGAGTAG
- a CDS encoding amino acid ABC transporter permease, translating to MSSELWSDMGPELWPAFWVTIKLSVYSAIGSLILGIILTAMRVCPVGILRAVANAYTTIIRNTPLTLIILIASLGLYYNLNVLLASDSSNKFIEQQNFRLAVLAFIVYTSTFVAESLRSGINTVPFGQAEAARSLGMSFMQNFRYVVFPQAIRGSIVPLGNTLIALIKNTTIASVIGVAEASLLMKTMQENYASDMFAIFAIIAVGFIILTLPTGLFFGWAGKRWAVKR from the coding sequence ATGAGTTCCGAACTCTGGTCCGATATGGGCCCTGAGCTGTGGCCCGCCTTCTGGGTGACCATCAAGCTCTCGGTCTATTCCGCGATCGGGTCCCTGATCCTCGGCATCATCCTCACCGCCATGAGGGTGTGCCCGGTCGGTATCCTCCGTGCGGTCGCCAACGCCTACACGACCATCATCCGTAACACCCCGCTGACGCTGATCATCCTCATCGCGTCGCTGGGCCTCTACTACAACCTCAACGTGCTGCTCGCCTCGGACTCCAGCAACAAGTTCATCGAGCAGCAGAACTTCCGCCTGGCGGTGCTGGCGTTCATCGTCTACACCTCCACCTTCGTGGCGGAGTCCCTGCGATCGGGGATCAACACCGTGCCCTTCGGACAGGCCGAGGCCGCCCGCTCGCTCGGGATGTCGTTCATGCAGAACTTCCGCTACGTGGTCTTCCCGCAGGCCATCCGCGGTTCCATCGTCCCGCTGGGGAACACGTTGATCGCCCTGATCAAGAACACGACCATCGCCTCGGTCATCGGTGTGGCGGAGGCCTCACTGCTGATGAAGACAATGCAGGAGAACTACGCCAGTGACATGTTCGCCATCTTCGCGATCATCGCGGTCGGCTTCATCATCCTCACCCTCCCGACCGGTCTGTTCTTCGGCTGGGCCGGCAAGCGTTGGGCGGTGAAGCGCTGA
- a CDS encoding glutamate ABC transporter substrate-binding protein, which translates to MPRKGRITRHLVRRTTAAVVAVAGAFALASCGSSEPRSLLDDIRDGHVTLGTKFDQPGLGERTPNKNFVGLDTDVSRYVVNHIAEKNGWEEPDITWRETPSAQRETLINNGEVNMITASYSINAGRLAAVDFGGPYLVTHQALLVRGDSGIKQLSDVAPGTRLCSVSGSTPAQKVKAALPDVQLQEFDTYAACAEGVKQGVVDALTTDATILAGFAERYKERYGDDFKVVQLKNPDGSFWTDENYGIGIPKGDGADKDAINEALEDMYSDGSFTRMVKDNLGDDFEIGDKPDIGDLSFADKD; encoded by the coding sequence ATGCCCAGGAAAGGCAGAATCACCCGACACCTCGTACGGCGCACGACCGCGGCGGTCGTCGCCGTCGCCGGCGCCTTCGCACTGGCCTCCTGCGGCTCCTCGGAGCCACGGTCGCTGCTCGACGACATCCGTGACGGCCATGTCACCCTCGGCACCAAGTTCGACCAGCCCGGCCTCGGCGAGCGCACGCCGAACAAGAACTTCGTCGGTCTCGACACCGACGTCTCCCGCTACGTCGTCAACCACATCGCCGAGAAGAACGGCTGGGAGGAACCGGACATCACCTGGCGCGAGACACCGTCCGCCCAGCGTGAGACGCTGATCAACAACGGCGAGGTCAACATGATCACCGCCTCGTACTCGATCAACGCCGGACGGCTCGCCGCCGTCGACTTCGGCGGACCCTACCTTGTCACGCACCAGGCACTGCTGGTGCGCGGCGACTCGGGAATCAAGCAGCTCAGTGACGTCGCCCCCGGAACCCGGCTGTGCTCGGTCTCCGGCTCCACCCCCGCCCAGAAGGTCAAGGCGGCGCTGCCCGACGTGCAGCTCCAGGAGTTCGACACCTACGCCGCCTGCGCCGAAGGAGTGAAGCAGGGCGTCGTCGACGCCCTCACCACCGACGCGACGATCCTCGCCGGGTTCGCGGAGCGTTACAAGGAGCGCTACGGCGACGACTTCAAGGTCGTGCAGCTGAAGAACCCCGACGGCTCCTTCTGGACCGACGAGAACTACGGCATCGGCATCCCCAAGGGTGACGGCGCCGACAAGGACGCCATCAACGAGGCTCTCGAGGACATGTACTCCGACGGAAGCTTCACACGGATGGTCAAGGACAACCTCGGCGACGACTTCGAGATCGGCGACAAGCCCGACATCGGTGACCTGTCGTTCGCGGACAAAGACTAG
- a CDS encoding amino acid ABC transporter ATP-binding protein yields MIQLSGVNKYFGDYHALRDINLDVPAGQVVVLLGPSGSGKSTLCRTINRLETIDSGEIRIDGELLPEEGKDLARLRSDVGMVFQQFNLFSHMTIRDNITLAPMKVRGKSKAEANKLADQLLERVGIGAQADKYPAQLSGGQQQRVAIARALAMEPKIMLFDEPTSALDPEMINEVLDVMAGLAADGMTMVCVTHEMGFARRVANRVLFLADGAIVEDSTPDEFFTNPESDRAKDFLSKIVGH; encoded by the coding sequence ATGATTCAGCTGAGCGGGGTGAACAAGTACTTCGGCGACTACCACGCCCTCCGCGACATCAACCTCGACGTCCCGGCCGGCCAGGTCGTCGTCCTGCTCGGTCCCTCCGGTTCCGGTAAGTCGACCCTGTGCCGGACCATCAACCGGCTCGAGACCATCGACTCCGGTGAGATCCGTATCGACGGTGAACTCCTCCCCGAGGAGGGCAAGGACCTCGCCCGCCTCCGGTCCGATGTCGGCATGGTCTTCCAGCAGTTCAACCTGTTCAGCCACATGACCATCCGGGACAACATCACCCTCGCCCCGATGAAGGTCCGCGGCAAGTCGAAGGCCGAGGCCAACAAGCTCGCCGACCAGCTCCTCGAACGGGTCGGGATCGGCGCCCAGGCCGACAAGTACCCCGCCCAGCTCTCGGGCGGCCAGCAGCAGCGCGTCGCCATCGCCCGCGCCCTGGCCATGGAGCCGAAGATCATGCTCTTCGACGAGCCGACCTCCGCGCTCGACCCGGAGATGATCAACGAGGTGCTCGACGTCATGGCCGGTCTCGCCGCCGACGGCATGACCATGGTCTGTGTCACCCACGAGATGGGTTTCGCCCGCCGGGTCGCCAACCGCGTCCTGTTCCTCGCCGACGGCGCCATCGTCGAGGACTCCACCCCGGACGAGTTCTTCACCAACCCGGAGTCCGACCGGGCCAAGGACTTCCTGTCCAAGATCGTCGGACACTAG